Genomic segment of Zootoca vivipara chromosome 4, rZooViv1.1, whole genome shotgun sequence:
TGAGTGCGCAGCTCGCAGGTGGGGTTCGTTGCAGCCCTCCCCCCGAAAAAGAAATGTCTTGCACCTTCAAAGCTAACTATTTTATTGCAGCTTGCAGTTTTTGCCAGTTTGGACAAAATGCCTTATCCTCAGcggagagattcctgcattgcagggggttggactggatgaccttagGGGTCCCTTACAAGCCCCAAATCCCTTGATTCTATGACACATATACATTAATACAAAGGGGACATCTCGAAACGGGGAGCACAGGAAGGCAGGCAAAGAACTGTATGTGTATAGGGGCTACAATATGTACAATATGCTCTCCTTGTCTTTCACAGTCCCTGATGCTTGAAGCAGAAAACCCAAATAGTGCCAAGTTCCTTCACCCGTCTTGTGCACCAAGGGATAGCTTGGTCACTAAAGCATGATACTCTTAACCTCAgttttgtgggttcaagccccactttgggcaaaagattcctgcatcaaaGGCGGTtgcatgacccttgtggtcccttacagttctatgattctgttgtgGAATAGCTATAGCAACAAGCTAAGTGTCAGTTTGCTGCCCTTTAAaactaacccacccacccccaattcgTTCCTCATGCCCCTTAGTTATTGtcatgtattttattattttaaaaatttatctcTTGCCCGTCATCCAGCAATCACAAGTCAATGTGCTTTCTCTTTGCTACTTCCTGAGATATTTTTCTACTGAGAGGGTGAGCAGGTGTGCTTAGTTGCCCACGTCTGGTTGCACTAGTAATTTTGGTTGCCTGTTTTGAATTTTTTGGGCTTAGAAACTGATAAATCTTGATAAACGTCTggacagattttttattttttgttccacAAAGAGAAAtccccggggtgtgtgtgtgtaggaagcaGTAggaagacactgaggtccagcaccgagggccttctggcggttccctcgctacgagaagccaagttacagggaaccaggcagagggccttctcggtagtggcacccaccctgtggtcaaagagaggtcaaagagaacaacaattgccatacctttagaaggcatctcaaggcagccctgtttagggaagcttttaatgtttgatttctgtattttaatgttttgttggaagccggccagagtggctgggggaacccggccagatgggcggggtataaataataaattattattagtagtagtagtagtagaccaTACTCCTATGGTTGTGCATGTTGAGCTGCTGGGTGGCAGCCATTCATGTTTGGTTAATTTTATTACAGTGATTTGCAGTCAAGCGTTCTGAGACACGAACTTGCAAGATCGCAACTGGAAAATGGGTGACTGTTCAGAGGTATGTCACAGCAAGTTTATCTTTGCTCTGTATACAGTTTTGATTTTAAAGCTCCTATTCTAATCCTAAGCAAGCTTAATAAATTCACAGAAACCACtagcacacacacaaccccccccccacttttcatgCGTGCCCGTGTTAGTCTATACCTTttaccaaaaaggaaaaaaatgttttgtaaaaaTGTCTTACTTGGTGTTTACAAGTCCAGCTCTACATTGTTAATTATAAACGCCGTTTGAACACTTCCAAACaaaccagcattttatttttcacaCACAGGAAAATTAAAGCAACCGAATGATTAATGTGACATGGCTTTGGAGATGTTGAATTAGGTCGTTGACAAGAACAGAGAAAAACTGTATCTTCTTATGTCTCTTAGGATGCCTCCAGATGACTTGTTTGTTGAcaatttatcctgatttgttttacAGGGAGATTAGGTGACATTGGCTAGGtaatgagcattcattttgatttgtttagaTAGATGGCAGTGCCTCACAGCAAGTGtcattccacactttccagtgcagttCCCCACCACTTTACTTACAGCAAAAAGTCTGAATTTTTTAGGAAGCGGGGTTATTGAGCAATCGGCTAtaattgtgcagcctgaatttgccagtatgtgactggATGAGACTTGAAAATTGTGGGAATCTGGAAATGCCCTTTCATCACAAGAACAGTTTCCGTTTCCTTTTGGACTGTCCTGCGTCAAAGGACAGGACCAACATGGCAGCTAGTCTGATGCACTGTGTTTTATGCACGTGTGCTGAAAACATATTTGTTGATTtcagtctttttttatttctagACCAGTGTGAAAATACCATTTGGAAGCAAACATCTAGACGCCGTTTTCTCCATCCCCGAGAAGAAGCTGCCGTATGCTGTGATTCTCACGCACGGAGCATCTGGTGATATGAATTTCTCTCACCTTGTATCTTTGGCAAACTACCTGGCCTCTCATGGATTTCTGTGTCTGCGATTTACCTGCAAAAGCCTCAATATCGTCTATAGAACTAAAGCATATAAGGCTGTTGTGGTATGAAAGACCAAGTTGCTTTTTAGTTCAAGGAGAATGAAACATTGTGCTAATTCTTGTACCCTAAAGTGTTATAATCCTTTACTTATTTATCTGGGATTAAGCCCCATTTAGCTCATTTGGGTTGCTGAATAAATGTGTATCGGATTGCAGTCTAAACCACATAGCCCATATGTAGCTTCCTCCAATCAACATGTAGACttaatatataaaatttatatgtATGTAAAGGTGGATCTTTCTCGTGTGGTTTTTTCATTTTTCACTGTGTAAGAAACTGAGTGTATTGAAAGCAATTCCTGTTCTGTGTATCTCTGCTCTCATTCCCTATTGTTTGTTAGGGTACATATTAGTCGAGTAGACTGCATTTTGCTGTGTACAACTTTTAGCAAGTTACTTTCTAGATGTTTGTATTGATTAGCAAGTTACTTTCTAGATGTTTGTATTGATTATCCAAAAAAtctttaaccttttttttttaaaaggactatATAAGATCATCAGGCAGCTACATACTTTCTGGCATTTTTCTTGGAGGTAAGAAAATTTGATGGTGTATATATGTAACATGGCTTCTTATTTCCCTCCTGTGAAACAGGGTGCTGACAAATATTTTTGAATGAGGCAGGCATTTCACATACCaggttttgctttgttgttgttgttgactgcATATGTGTATTTCAAAGATTTAAGCTATTTCTGCTTAGCATTTCCGAACAACACAGACCTTTGTCCTCACCTAAAGAGTCGAAGGCAAACATAAACGGTTCATTTTGCCTCCAAatgaggctaggacccaaaccaatggattcaagttacaggaaaggagattccgactaaacatcaggaagaactgtgTGATGACAAGAGCAGTGGAAAGGAcacccacaagaggtggtggcctctccttccctggaggtttttagaCAGAGAtggggtggccacctgtcatgtataatctggttgagattcctgctttgcagggggttggactagatgatccccagtgtcccttccaattctacttcTATGATCCAGACCTTTAATTATGGAACTCCATGCATCGATTCACTAACTGCCTATTTGATAAGGAATTCAGTGTTGCACTCTGATCTTTCCACCTGCACAagtatttcagcttgccaggcagaatggtctgtcttctcccccccctccccccaccccccgcttacATGCTTTCTAAAGGCATCCAGTTGGTCAGTGCTGGAACTGATCTGATCCAACAGAACTTTTACTAAAACTGTTATGGACCTTGACAGCTTCTTGGCTGTGATTTAAGCCTGACATTTTTCATCCAGCAGCATTGGGGTAGCTGCAAAAGTTCATGTTGCCTCCATGTAAACAAATCCCTAGCTGTAGCAGGGGTTCCCGAGTTTTGAGTACTTTCAGCAGAGAAATACGGAGGATTAGAAGTCCTTGAAAATGGTTGTTTCACATTTATGGGGAAAAGATTCAAATTTTACGCCCAATTACGATCTTAAGGAAAACAtcctgaaaatgcaaaatagatggtACTTGACCCCACTAAAAATGTCTAAAATGTACCCAGGGACCAGCAACCTATGTTGGAGGTGTAGAAAGGGGGTCGGaacatttatccacatgtggtggaattgtagtgtgatcagagaattctgggaaatgttgtataatgaattaaagaaaatgttaaagtaTTCCTTTAGAAAAAGCCCCGAAATGTTCCTCCTTGGAATGATACCTGAGGACATTCAACCAAGCGATAGATGTATAGTCAGCTATGCGGTAGCAGCCGCCAGGTTAttgattgcaaaaaattggaaaaccacGGAAATTCcaagtaaagaagattggcaaataaaGTTATTCAATTATTACAACTTGGCGAAAAATCATGAAGAAATTAGAGGGAAAAACCCAGAGGAGACCATAAAAATCTGGATACCATTTATTAACTATATTAAGAATAAATTGGAAAAACCAAATATAATCTTAGATGTCTAACAATTCTGTCATAAATAAATTACCTAGAGAATATACAATTGTGCtaatataatatgtatatatatatatatattttctctgttGGTATTGTGGAATGAATTAAGGTATGTAATGAATAAGTGGAATACATAAGGATAAGCTAGAAGCAGGATGAGAAGCGCAGGGGGTGGGataggggaggggtggggggaaagagatgaaGTGGGTTCAATAATGAGATGAGacaaatgtttttattgattttattggtttgtattgttttttcttttttgatactaataaagtttctttaaaaaaaaaaaaaaaaaaaaaaaaaaaaagaaaatggttgtTTCACAGAATGTGTAGCTCGAATCACAAAAAATgtattccccccctctccttccttgatTCTTAATGGGATGTAGGCCGTTCAATGGGCTCGCGTGCTGCCGCTTCTGTGATACGACAAGCGGACCAAGATAATGACAGCTTCATTCAAGGTCTGATATGCTTGTCTTACCCGCTGCATCGACCAAAGCTTCACTCTAAACTTCGGGATGAAGATTTATTGTCCATTAAGTCTCCTGTGCTATTTGTGTCTGGAGATACAGATGAGATGTGTGATAAAGTGAGTACCTAGATGCGCTGGAAAGTGGAGGAAATAACACTCTTGCTTAAAATATGCGATACTGATGAAATAAGCCCATGTTTTCTGACACGGTAATGAAAGGAGCTTTCTGGAGGTTTGCCTTGCTGGGTTGCCACGTTCAAATTAATGGCAGGTGAGAAGCTTTGGTTTCTTTAACAGAACCTTCAcctcctctccctttctccacACTTATTTATTTCTTAGTCAGCACTAACAAATAAATAAGTCAAACCcatttaaaaaagcacatttccccctttggAATTGCCCAGTTTGTATCAAAAGCAAACCATACTTCATTTTAGAACTTTTGTTTACATAGCATATGCTTTTACATCTTTTCTACTGCAGGTCATAGCCGCTTCTGTTAGCAATGAGCTTTGTATATTTTCCCAGAGCAAGGCAgattttctggaaaaaaattcaTCTATCTTATCCACTAAAGTGTGTGCGCATGAAGTTAAGGGCAGCAATTTTTAATCTTGCCAGCACTATTAAACaccaccattccccccccttgcATCCCACGTTATACTTTGCTTAGAGAACCATGCACAGTCAACATGGACAAAAGATATTCCTGTGCCATGCCGACAGTTATTGACTGCCTCACCCAAGTAATCCTGGCTTCTGTGGGAAATGAACTCTTTTTAAGAGTTAGATACGTCTTTCTGATCTATTTTGTCCCTCCATTTGTTCCAATAGCAACTGCTGGATGGCGTTGCAGTCAAAATGCAAGCGCCCAAGAAAATCCATTGGGTTGAAAAGGCAAACCACAGCATGGCAGTGAGAGGACGAAATGCAGACGACATCTCGATGGAAATAAACAGGCAGGTTTTGTCTTGGATCAAAGAAATCATTGAATAGCGACAGAAGCAATTAGCCAATTCCCAGTAGCCTCTGTACTTGGTATAGGATGGATTAATACCACCACCTTATAGTATAAGTAATCAGCTCTGTGCTAAAACACTGGCAAAAACTACTGCGTGTTTTTGTAACTTCATTATAGTGTAAAATATGTTCTCTAAATATTTGGTTTTGTGTATATATAGTTAATGTTCAGAGATAATGGAAATAAATCTATCTTACTGTGTTTTACTTTCGAAAAAAAGGACTGTATCTCACACATCTACTTTTATACATGGTATTTTTTCCCAAAGCAAATCTGTTACCAGACAATTCTTTACTGGATTGCATGAAATGGATAGCCTAGCCGTACCATGCCAAGTGGAGCAGTTTGGAGACTGATTTCCTCCAATGTACCAGATTATATCCGAATTGGGTAAACCTGAATTTACAGGGGGGGAAACATTGAGATTGGTATTGTTTGGTGTCACATTATCTGGACTATGCAGACTAAAAGGGAATGCAaatagtaaacagtaaacagAATGCAAAAAGTAAACCCCTGACCGTTATTGTCTCTTTTGCTTCTTCCACCACTGCCTGGACATCAAATAAACTTTCATTCATCCTCCATATGAAGGAAGACTGTTCCATTCCTTTCAattccataaatattgaattatGGTCTGATAATGTCTTGGGGGTTATCTCATTTTTAACCACTCTTGATGTTAGCATCTGGAGATCCATATATAGTCTATTCTTCCCGAGCTTTGTTTTGGCTCAGAGAAGAATGTAAATTGCTTTGTTGTTGGGTGTTTAAGTCTCCAAATGTCAATaacttttattgattttattgatttcagatttGGGAAATGACGTTGAAATTGttatcatggaatgtgaatgggcttaataacaaaattaaaagaaataaaattgaacatgtaTTAATAACAAGaaatttggatataatctgtTTATAAGAAACACATGTTGCAAGAAAGCATAAACATGTATTGATTAATAAAAGATTGGGGAGAGACTTTATAACTTCAGATGTAAATAAGAAACGAGTAGttttgtatataaaggagaaatatGATCCTAAATTGATTTCTTAAGGACGAAGAAGGGAGAGTGATAGTGGTACAAATGATGCTGCAAGGAGGGAAATTGATTATAGTTGgagtttatgcaccaaatgaaaaaAAGGCTGAATTTTATAAAAATCTGGAGGAGAGGAATTCATGGATCAGAATATAATCCTAATGGGAGATCACAATGGAGTGGTAATGCCAGAATTAGACAGAGtgataaaatgaaaagaaatgagcTAGGGCAAATTACCAAAGACATTTTTTGATTTAATTGAAAACCTTGGGTTAACAAAAAAATGCTCTCAACTTTATGGAaatagtatttatttttaaaaataataataaaaaatcataaAAGCTAAGGTGTAGTAATACTGCATGCACAATAGAAGGCATTCGGACTTGTCTTTTTTTGCTTTCATCTGAAGACACTGAAATCCAAATACTGTAAACACCAGTTTTCTTGTTAAAGTTCCTCTTTGACCTGTAAGTAAGAAGAAAATATTTCACGGTTGAAGTAGTCCGGAACAACTTTGCTTTACATTGTTGTATTTTGAGCAGACTCTTTTATGTTCCAGAAAAAGTTCCTTTTCTCCCTAGATTATTTTTGCAGAGATGTCCATAATAGTGAAAA
This window contains:
- the TEX30 gene encoding testis-expressed protein 30, encoding MGDCSETSVKIPFGSKHLDAVFSIPEKKLPYAVILTHGASGDMNFSHLVSLANYLASHGFLCLRFTCKSLNIVYRTKAYKAVVDYIRSSGSYILSGIFLGGRSMGSRAAASVIRQADQDNDSFIQGLICLSYPLHRPKLHSKLRDEDLLSIKSPVLFVSGDTDEMCDKQLLDGVAVKMQAPKKIHWVEKANHSMAVRGRNADDISMEINRQVLSWIKEIIE